A region of Scleropages formosus chromosome 2, fSclFor1.1, whole genome shotgun sequence DNA encodes the following proteins:
- the LOC108931636 gene encoding 6-phosphofructo-2-kinase/fructose-2,6-bisphosphatase 3-like isoform X2 — MPTELTQNRIQKIWVPSNEDVPAVPPRAYGGPHLANPPTVIVMVGLPARGKTYISRKLTRYLNWIGLPTKVFNVGEYRREAVIYSSYDFFKADNKDAVRIRHQCALAALHDVKTYLTEEGGHIAVFDATNTTRDRRDLILNFGNENGFKIFFIESVCDDPNVIATNIMEVKISCPDYQGCNTSDAVEDFQKRIECYRALYQPLDPEHDRNLSFIKVIDVGCRFVVNRVQDHIQSRIVYYLMNIHVQPRSIYLCRHGESEDNLQGRLGGDSGLSAQGRKFAVALTHFVEEQNLSEVKVWSSQLRRSIQTAEALGLPYEQWKALNEIDAGVCEEMTYEEIKEKYPEEFALRDQDKFHYRYPRGESYQDLVQRVEPVIMELERQENVLVICHQAVMRCLLAYFLDKSAEELPYLKCPLHTVLKLTPVAYGCKVESIFLNVDGVNTQRDKPEEAKKGPAVPLLQRRNSITPLTSPEPCKKLRITNMSPTPPPSPCSASALPPALPGQSLRRNGSDLHEAVQVFH; from the exons ATGCCAACTGAGCTCACACAGAACAGGATCCAAAAGATCTGGGTTCCCTCTAATGAGGATGTACCTGCGGTACCTCCGCGCG CCTATGGGGGTCCTCACCTGGCCAACCCCCCAACTGTCATTGTGATGGTTGGCTTGCCTGCACGAGGGAAGACCTACATCTCTAGGAAACTCACCCGTTACCTCAACTGGATTGGTCTACCTACAAAAG TCTTCAATGTGGGTGAATATCGGAGGGAAGCAGTCATATACAGCTCCTATGACTTCTTCAAGGCTGACAATAAAGATGCCGTGAGGATCCGACA CCAATGTGCCTTAGCTGCTCTACATGATGTGAAGACGTATCTGACAGAGGAAGGTGGCCACATTGCT GTGTTTGATGCCACCAACACAACGAGGGACAGGAGAGATCTTATCCTGAATTTTGGCAATGAGAATGGCTTCAAG ATCTTCTTCATTGAGTCAGTGTGTGACGACCCAAATGTCATCGCCACAAATATAATG GAAGTGAAGATCTCGTGCCCGGACTACCAGGGTTGCAACACTTCGGATGCTGTAGAGGACTTCCAGAAGAGGATTGAGTGCTACCGTGCCTTGTACCAGCCTCTGGACCCTGAGCATGACCG GAACCTGTCCTTCATCAAAGTGATTGAtgtaggttgcaggtttgtaGTGAACCGTGTCCAGGACCACATCCAGAGCAGGATTGTGTACTACTTAATGAACATCCATGTACAGCCGCGTTCAATCTACCTGTGTCGCCACGGTGAGAGTGAGGACAACCTGCAGGGCCGCTTGGGTGGAGATTCAGGCCTGTCTGCACAGGGCAGAAAG TTTGCAGTGGCGCTGACTCACTTTGTAGAAGAACAAAACCTGAGTGAGGTGAAGGTGTGGAGCAGCCAGCTACGCCGGAGCATCCAAACAGCTGAGGCCCTGGGCTTGCCCTATGAACAGTGGAAGGCGCTCAATGAGATTGACGCG GGTGTCTGTGAGGAGATGACCTATGAGGAGATCAAGGAGAAATACCCTGAAGAGTTTGCGCTGAGAGACCAAGACAAGTTCCATTACCGCTACCCCAGAGGCGAG TCCTACCAAGACCTGGTTCAGAGGGTAGAGCCTGTCATCATGGAGCTTGAGAGACAAGAGAATGTGTTGGTCATCTGCCATCAAGCAGTCATGCGCTGCCTTCTGGCCTACTTCTTGGACAAAAGTGCTG AAGAGTTGCCCTACCTCAAGTGCCCCCTCCACACAGTGTTGAAGCTCACACCAGTTGCCTATG GGTGCAAAGTGGAATCCATCTTCCTGAATGTGGATGGGGTGAACACACAAAGGGACAAACCTGAG GAGGCAAAGAAGGGTCCAGCTGTGCCCTTGCTCCAGAGGCGGAACAGCATCACCCCACTGACCAGCCCTGAACCCTGCAAGAAGCTGCGGATCACCAACATgtctcccacccccccaccatctCCCTGCTCAGCCTCAGCCCTCCCTCCTGCCCTGCCAGGACAG AGTCTGCGGAGAAATGGTTCAGACCTTCACGAGGCTGTCCAAGTCTTCCACTGA
- the LOC108931636 gene encoding 6-phosphofructo-2-kinase/fructose-2,6-bisphosphatase 3-like isoform X1, which produces MPTELTQNRIQKIWVPSNEDVPAVPPRAAYGGPHLANPPTVIVMVGLPARGKTYISRKLTRYLNWIGLPTKVFNVGEYRREAVIYSSYDFFKADNKDAVRIRHQCALAALHDVKTYLTEEGGHIAVFDATNTTRDRRDLILNFGNENGFKIFFIESVCDDPNVIATNIMEVKISCPDYQGCNTSDAVEDFQKRIECYRALYQPLDPEHDRNLSFIKVIDVGCRFVVNRVQDHIQSRIVYYLMNIHVQPRSIYLCRHGESEDNLQGRLGGDSGLSAQGRKFAVALTHFVEEQNLSEVKVWSSQLRRSIQTAEALGLPYEQWKALNEIDAGVCEEMTYEEIKEKYPEEFALRDQDKFHYRYPRGESYQDLVQRVEPVIMELERQENVLVICHQAVMRCLLAYFLDKSAEELPYLKCPLHTVLKLTPVAYGCKVESIFLNVDGVNTQRDKPEEAKKGPAVPLLQRRNSITPLTSPEPCKKLRITNMSPTPPPSPCSASALPPALPGQSLRRNGSDLHEAVQVFH; this is translated from the exons ATGCCAACTGAGCTCACACAGAACAGGATCCAAAAGATCTGGGTTCCCTCTAATGAGGATGTACCTGCGGTACCTCCGCGCG CAGCCTATGGGGGTCCTCACCTGGCCAACCCCCCAACTGTCATTGTGATGGTTGGCTTGCCTGCACGAGGGAAGACCTACATCTCTAGGAAACTCACCCGTTACCTCAACTGGATTGGTCTACCTACAAAAG TCTTCAATGTGGGTGAATATCGGAGGGAAGCAGTCATATACAGCTCCTATGACTTCTTCAAGGCTGACAATAAAGATGCCGTGAGGATCCGACA CCAATGTGCCTTAGCTGCTCTACATGATGTGAAGACGTATCTGACAGAGGAAGGTGGCCACATTGCT GTGTTTGATGCCACCAACACAACGAGGGACAGGAGAGATCTTATCCTGAATTTTGGCAATGAGAATGGCTTCAAG ATCTTCTTCATTGAGTCAGTGTGTGACGACCCAAATGTCATCGCCACAAATATAATG GAAGTGAAGATCTCGTGCCCGGACTACCAGGGTTGCAACACTTCGGATGCTGTAGAGGACTTCCAGAAGAGGATTGAGTGCTACCGTGCCTTGTACCAGCCTCTGGACCCTGAGCATGACCG GAACCTGTCCTTCATCAAAGTGATTGAtgtaggttgcaggtttgtaGTGAACCGTGTCCAGGACCACATCCAGAGCAGGATTGTGTACTACTTAATGAACATCCATGTACAGCCGCGTTCAATCTACCTGTGTCGCCACGGTGAGAGTGAGGACAACCTGCAGGGCCGCTTGGGTGGAGATTCAGGCCTGTCTGCACAGGGCAGAAAG TTTGCAGTGGCGCTGACTCACTTTGTAGAAGAACAAAACCTGAGTGAGGTGAAGGTGTGGAGCAGCCAGCTACGCCGGAGCATCCAAACAGCTGAGGCCCTGGGCTTGCCCTATGAACAGTGGAAGGCGCTCAATGAGATTGACGCG GGTGTCTGTGAGGAGATGACCTATGAGGAGATCAAGGAGAAATACCCTGAAGAGTTTGCGCTGAGAGACCAAGACAAGTTCCATTACCGCTACCCCAGAGGCGAG TCCTACCAAGACCTGGTTCAGAGGGTAGAGCCTGTCATCATGGAGCTTGAGAGACAAGAGAATGTGTTGGTCATCTGCCATCAAGCAGTCATGCGCTGCCTTCTGGCCTACTTCTTGGACAAAAGTGCTG AAGAGTTGCCCTACCTCAAGTGCCCCCTCCACACAGTGTTGAAGCTCACACCAGTTGCCTATG GGTGCAAAGTGGAATCCATCTTCCTGAATGTGGATGGGGTGAACACACAAAGGGACAAACCTGAG GAGGCAAAGAAGGGTCCAGCTGTGCCCTTGCTCCAGAGGCGGAACAGCATCACCCCACTGACCAGCCCTGAACCCTGCAAGAAGCTGCGGATCACCAACATgtctcccacccccccaccatctCCCTGCTCAGCCTCAGCCCTCCCTCCTGCCCTGCCAGGACAG AGTCTGCGGAGAAATGGTTCAGACCTTCACGAGGCTGTCCAAGTCTTCCACTGA
- the LOC108931636 gene encoding 6-phosphofructo-2-kinase/fructose-2,6-bisphosphatase 3-like isoform X3: MPTELTQNRIQKIWVPSNEDVPAVPPRAAYGGPHLANPPTVIVMVGLPARGKTYISRKLTRYLNWIGLPTKVFNVGEYRREAVIYSSYDFFKADNKDAVRIRHQCALAALHDVKTYLTEEGGHIAVFDATNTTRDRRDLILNFGNENGFKIFFIESVCDDPNVIATNIMEVKISCPDYQGCNTSDAVEDFQKRIECYRALYQPLDPEHDRNLSFIKVIDVGCRFVVNRVQDHIQSRIVYYLMNIHVQPRSIYLCRHGESEDNLQGRLGGDSGLSAQGRKFAVALTHFVEEQNLSEVKVWSSQLRRSIQTAEALGLPYEQWKALNEIDAGVCEEMTYEEIKEKYPEEFALRDQDKFHYRYPRGESYQDLVQRVEPVIMELERQENVLVICHQAVMRCLLAYFLDKSAEELPYLKCPLHTVLKLTPVAYGCKVESIFLNVDGVNTQRDKPEEAKKGPAVPLLQRRNSITPLTSPEPCKKLRITNMSPTPPPSPCSASALPPALPGQVSPQTCSVMLTLP, encoded by the exons ATGCCAACTGAGCTCACACAGAACAGGATCCAAAAGATCTGGGTTCCCTCTAATGAGGATGTACCTGCGGTACCTCCGCGCG CAGCCTATGGGGGTCCTCACCTGGCCAACCCCCCAACTGTCATTGTGATGGTTGGCTTGCCTGCACGAGGGAAGACCTACATCTCTAGGAAACTCACCCGTTACCTCAACTGGATTGGTCTACCTACAAAAG TCTTCAATGTGGGTGAATATCGGAGGGAAGCAGTCATATACAGCTCCTATGACTTCTTCAAGGCTGACAATAAAGATGCCGTGAGGATCCGACA CCAATGTGCCTTAGCTGCTCTACATGATGTGAAGACGTATCTGACAGAGGAAGGTGGCCACATTGCT GTGTTTGATGCCACCAACACAACGAGGGACAGGAGAGATCTTATCCTGAATTTTGGCAATGAGAATGGCTTCAAG ATCTTCTTCATTGAGTCAGTGTGTGACGACCCAAATGTCATCGCCACAAATATAATG GAAGTGAAGATCTCGTGCCCGGACTACCAGGGTTGCAACACTTCGGATGCTGTAGAGGACTTCCAGAAGAGGATTGAGTGCTACCGTGCCTTGTACCAGCCTCTGGACCCTGAGCATGACCG GAACCTGTCCTTCATCAAAGTGATTGAtgtaggttgcaggtttgtaGTGAACCGTGTCCAGGACCACATCCAGAGCAGGATTGTGTACTACTTAATGAACATCCATGTACAGCCGCGTTCAATCTACCTGTGTCGCCACGGTGAGAGTGAGGACAACCTGCAGGGCCGCTTGGGTGGAGATTCAGGCCTGTCTGCACAGGGCAGAAAG TTTGCAGTGGCGCTGACTCACTTTGTAGAAGAACAAAACCTGAGTGAGGTGAAGGTGTGGAGCAGCCAGCTACGCCGGAGCATCCAAACAGCTGAGGCCCTGGGCTTGCCCTATGAACAGTGGAAGGCGCTCAATGAGATTGACGCG GGTGTCTGTGAGGAGATGACCTATGAGGAGATCAAGGAGAAATACCCTGAAGAGTTTGCGCTGAGAGACCAAGACAAGTTCCATTACCGCTACCCCAGAGGCGAG TCCTACCAAGACCTGGTTCAGAGGGTAGAGCCTGTCATCATGGAGCTTGAGAGACAAGAGAATGTGTTGGTCATCTGCCATCAAGCAGTCATGCGCTGCCTTCTGGCCTACTTCTTGGACAAAAGTGCTG AAGAGTTGCCCTACCTCAAGTGCCCCCTCCACACAGTGTTGAAGCTCACACCAGTTGCCTATG GGTGCAAAGTGGAATCCATCTTCCTGAATGTGGATGGGGTGAACACACAAAGGGACAAACCTGAG GAGGCAAAGAAGGGTCCAGCTGTGCCCTTGCTCCAGAGGCGGAACAGCATCACCCCACTGACCAGCCCTGAACCCTGCAAGAAGCTGCGGATCACCAACATgtctcccacccccccaccatctCCCTGCTCAGCCTCAGCCCTCCCTCCTGCCCTGCCAGGACAGGTCAGTCCTCAAACCTGCAGTGTCATGCTTACCCTCCCATAG